CACCTTCACCGCCATCGTCGTCATGCCGACAATGGCTCCGCTTATAAAGCCCTCATCGATGCCGACGATTTCGCCGGAATTGCAAATCTCACTCTCAAGCGTGTGCGTTGTTGttgttatatatgtatttattgCGTTGCTGTTTCATTGAAATGTGTGTTTGCTTAATTTGTttgaactgttttttttttttggaattggtTTAGGCGGAGATGAAATTCAAGGACAAGTGGATGGCGTGTGTTTCTCTTGGAGAGCAGACCTTTCGTACTGACATTTCTGATCAGTTAAGCTCTGTCAAAACTCTTCTTTTACTGTATTTCCTTTTAATTAGTGGGTCCGTCATGAATGTGAAAGATGAAGTATCTTGTTACCGTATTTGGGAGTACTTAATAATTACTTGATGAGAGTAAAACCCCAACTCACCAATGATTGACATGTCATAGACAGACAGTTCACATGCTCACTCTCTCTCAGACACACATAACAAACATGTCGTAAAAACTGCAAAGAGCTTTATGAATTCCTaacatgaaattaattttgtgtcaataagCTCTATCTCAAATGGCATTTCCTCCCTTTGTAAAAGAGTAAGTTGGAAGGTGAGGACATGGATTCAAGACTCGCTGTGTACGTGCGTAACTTACCAAccgaaaaaagaaaagaaaagaaaagaaaagctttgTGATATCATAATGAGCAAGTAATTATGTTATTAAGATTTAAATGAGTGATTGTAGGAAATTTCTGCAAacttattcacttttttttgggttggtgaAGCTTTGTCTATCATCAAACATTGAGTGGAGAGTAGAGACCCTGTATCTACacttggttttatttttgttgctttCTTTGAGAGAATTTCAGTCAAGTTTTGTAAGTTGACTTCAGATCATGACTAGGCTTAATGGACCAAGATcaacttgatttgatgaaatTGGAAGAAACTCTCACTTAGGAATGGTGCTAGCATCATGGTTCATAAAAGCATGCTTTCTAGTCAATTTCTTACATTATAGTCTCTGTTCACTTTTCCGGATCAATGGCTAAATACTTGGAGAAGCTTTAGGGGGGGATATTTATGCTTATGGAGAGGTTTGGAAGGAGTTAGTTACTATATTCTTAGGTGAAAGAAGGTATGGTTACCTCTTTAGTATGGCAGCAAGCCAACAATGCACTGTTGCTATAATACACCTGTTCTAATACTTGGGGTAAGCTAGAGGGAGTAAGTCAAATACTGATGCATCTATTGCaattcatttttgtatttttcaccCTATATAATGTAAGATTATTTGTTTTGGTATGTTAAACATTCATCTCCATTGATAATTCTCTTTGCATAGCAATGTAATTAGAGAAAATGGTCACCGGTCGTATATTTTACTTATTAATTGGAAATGTGTTCATTATTTACCATCTTTGTgaacttgttaaaaaataatgtgaTGTAAAGTTGTATTATCTTTTTGCAGTTTGAGAAaccttttactttgtttttgacttttatgtgtgttgtttttgttgtattGGTGTTGCAGAACAGACAGCCCCGTTTGGAACTCAGTGAGTATATACCctaaacaatttctttttgtaGCAATTACCCAAGCATCCCACTTCTTGTCCTCTATTTAATCATGCCATTACCTAGCATATTTTAGTGGAAATTTACTCGGTATGTAATCATGTTAcccaaataattttccaaagcAATGTAGCATACTTCTTTTGTTGTGGTTGTACTTGATAGCCTTAGATTCTTGTTgctatattttttcatttcttttttgattttggaATTGGGCTACTTAAGTAATAAAATTACAAAGGTAAGATTTccttattagatttttttttttttttggataggtaagaaaaatgtatattcaaaaaactGCTAGATGCAAATTAGCACCAGCATATCAAAGGTACAAAAAAGATggaaaagcaaaaacataaaaaggcattaattacaaagaagaagagagctaAGGAATGGAGGAAGAGAGtcactagatgtgagtccccaagcctTAGCCCAATCAAAAAGGGAACTAGAAAAGAGGGCAAGCAGTTGGTCCTCGGATCTATCCAAATCATCAAACGTCCACTGATTGtgttccctccaaatacaccacatcaaacacaacGGAACTAGGTTCCAAATGTAAGATGAatgcttccccaaccaattccaccaactaAATAGAAAATCTGACACTGTACATGAGGGAACCCATGAAATCCCAAAAATTCTAAAGACAAAGCACCATAGCTAGTAAGTCTTTTCACAATGTAACAACAAATGATCCATTGTCTCACAACAACGACACATAATGCACTAGTCAACGAAGTCAAAGCTCCTAAGCCACAAGTTATCTCTCGTGAGGATCCTATCTCATGTGGctatccaaacaaagaaagagacacgCCAGGGTGCCTTAATCTTCAAAATACATTTCCATGGAAAAACAATGGAAGAAGGGCCATGTAACTTATGATAATATGAGCGGATAGTAAAATCCCCCTTTTTTGTCAACTTCCATCTCAAACGATCACCATCAGTCACTGAAGGTAAATTGGATGCCAAGAATTGAAAGAAATCATTCACCACATCTGCCTCCCAATCATTAGGACCCCGAATGAAATAAACATCCCCGAATGCACCTAGTGTGTAATTTTCTCGTAGTCTCTCAAAAAGttcacttttatttatatattttaatatattttttcttgtccAATTTTAGTAGATGTAAGCTAGCTTTGAAATGTGTCATGGAAAGTGAGTGTGTGGTTTATGATGATATTGCAGTACTTTTAGAACAATAGTTGTATCAATTCTGGCAAcatttgtatttaaaatacGTTTAATAAGCTATATTAGTCTTCTGGTATAATTTGCTAGCTGTGGGAGAAAGTAAGCAATGCGAGTTTATATCATTAAAGGCTAGGATTCTAATAGTGATCAGATATGGGTGTGTGTAGAGCCTTGCCTGTGTGCTATGCATAGGTAATTTATGCCTTTTTAAGGATTCATCACAAAATTGGTAATTAGGGAAATGGTTTGCCATTCATGGGTTTATGGGTGATTAGGAATGAATACAAGAGTTTGAAGTGATCACACACTAGAAAGCAGTAGGGAGAATCTTTGATTATTTGTGTCCCTTGCTTAATGCTAACATGTTctgcttttaagttttaaaggGGTATGGTCTAGCTATAACTAATGCTCTTTGATGATATCATCATTGTGAAAATCTGTTGCAATATTTTGTATGCTCTTCAAAATACTGGAAATTCAatccattttgattttttttttttggataaataatttcctttgtattttatttttcaattgtttctTAGTATGATCAAACTGCATTGGAACTTACCCTTTTTTAATGACTCTTCTGCAggaaaaaaaacttcttttggAGAAAAATGGACCTCATATTGCAAGGATCTCTGTGTTTGAGGTGTGAAATACATTCTTGATCTCACAATTTGCCTTGTTGTTGCAATGTTATGCACCTTGAAGTGGGCGAGTTAGTTGGTCTATGAAGAATTTCTGATTATAAAATTTAGTTCAAAAGAAGAAcagaaattaatttattaatgcaGTTTTTGTAGTAATTACTGTAGGAGGAAGAAGTTTGGTGCCCTGTGAAACAAGAATGGGGACATActacacttttttattttttcttgacaTGGATGAATGGTGCCTACAGAGTATTCATAAAATTTGGATGCATCGTTGCCTTACACATAAATAGGGTGTTATTGTATGTCATGGGGGAAACTGGGAATGGCATAAACCAAGTAGTTTTGTTGTTACACAGTTTGCTGCAGCTATGGTAAGTGTATGAGCACGTAATATCATCCGAGTTCTCATATTTTTGGGTTGACATGTTCAAATTCATATATGATGAGGTTGggtaattttttctttgatataaaaTTGACTTCCatctttataattttgtttcattttctaGGTCTAGGACAGGGTTAAGCTATTTAAACACTCAGTTTGCTGTCTAAGCGCAATGGGCATTTATAAATAGGagtttgtttttgaaaaattactgcatgtcccaaaagcttaagtttGATTgcaaatgatgaatttaatcaatttacCATTATTCTAACATTCATCTTGATGCGTGGGCCTAGATTGGCCCTTATAAGTGGGGCCCAACATGTGAGATATATGTTTATAATGAGAAGTAGAATGTAGACAACATTTGAAATTAAGATCACTTGCTTTGATACCGTGATAAATTTCCACTTGTCCTAAAAGTTGAAGCTAATggtaaagaaataaatttaattacttaacTATTATTCTAACATTTTTGTTGGACTTGTGTTGATCTCTTCTTATGCTTACTATGGGCATGTGACACTTTAGGTGTTCCCATAATTTATGAGTATAATTGTTTGCTGCAGATATAGTTGTTTGATTATTACAATCTGACTTAaagtattgttttctttttctctttattttgtatatttttgaTATGTAGATATAACTAAGGCCCCCGCAAGGGATAAAACTTGTGAATGTACCTCTCTACCTATAgtggggtggggggtggggagGAGATGCTATTTGGTCCAAGGACCATTGAccattttttgataattaaagcTTAACTCATAGTTTTTCTTAAGATGCTTAGCTTTCTTCCATCCCCTCCCTCTcctatattaaaatattaaaaaaagtgatTTAAGTTTTGGTATTATGTTTGTATATTGTGATTCATTTCACTATTTTTTCCCCATATTATGCAGACCAATAGATTGTCCAGCAGCAATATTGTAGGATATCGTGAGATTGATCTCCTTGAATTTGTAACACGGGTGAGTAACCTTCATCATTAAACTAACTttcatatttcattatttacAATCATTAATTCCATAAAACTTTGAACCTGAAGTGTGCTGCATCAGTGAAAcatcatattttgtttttggtgaaaaaggaaatttaaatgaaataaaaattaagtactCAAAGTCTAAGGTAACTAACGCCCAATCATTTGTCAAATGCTGGCTTACAACAAAAGGAGGTGGGTATGAGCATTGTTTTAAAAACCAGACCAGACTGGCTGGTTTAACTGGTTGAACTGGGACCGGACACCAATTCGGTCTGGTAAAAAGCTCCAATATTGgccaaaacccagaaaccagGGCCAAAACCGGTTCTTTGACTGaactggtttttaaaaccataggTATGTGTACATCACAAAAGCTTCCTCACAGATAATTCCTTCTGTTTCCCTTACAGAAAAAAGTGATTTAATTTAAGTGGAGGGATGCAAAAGTAGAGGAGGACTAAAGTTACTATGTAGAGGTTTAcaattgtgtttttcttttctactgcaTTCTCCAATATCATTGCTTTTATTTGAATCATTCACGTGTCATTCAAATATGGTCTGGGTACGTTGTGTGCTTGATGCTTTTGTTTCACATTCACATGCTTTGTATCAGAGCTATTGCAGAGAGTTCATCACTAAAATGTGTTGTATTGCAGGATTCAGATTCAGACTTCGAGGTGTTTGACCTGTTAGATCCATCGTCATCTGACATGTCGGTCGGaagcatttttctttcatgttcAGTTGAGGTGTGTAGCATGTAACAATAATTTTAGTGTATTGTAGATTCTTTGATAATGATTTGTGATATTTTTTCGAATAAATTGACAGGATCCAATTGAAACAGAGAAAAGATTTGCAAGACGCATCTTATCTATAGTGGTATGTTCTATATAATATTCTAGTGTCTATTTCATAAGATCTTCATATAAACTCATTTGTGTTTCTGGGTCATTAAAGTTGCCGAGAAGtatcttttcatttgtttttgtttttgatgcaAAAGTCAAAAGGCCATTGAAAGAGCAAAATTAAGGTGAAGTTCATCTGATGATGCTGTGATCGCAAGAATAGGGAAGCTTGGAAGTGATGTGGAATACTAGTATGTGGTATAAAATGTTCGGGTGTGAAGAATCATCAGATTCATCAAATGAGTAGCCAAATGAGAGAGTTAGCTATAGACTCTTTatttacctagcaaaaaaataaaatgaaaaggcgAAATAAGGAAAGATAAGATAAGGGATGAAGTTATCCGTTCAAAGGTATACCAGTATAGGTGGCTTCTATTGAGCCAAAGATGAGGGAGAGTGTAACCTATACCCCAAAGGACTAGTCTAatacaattgaggctccttataGTTGTTTATAAAGCCCTCAAAAAGACTAGTCTAATAACAATTGAGGCTCCATAGTTTTTTATAAAGTCCATATCAACCTAGTATATACTTGATGTGGGATGGATAACACACCCACACAACACACACCTAATTGATATCTTATCAATTTAGGACGTCATGAACTCCTctacttaaatccctaacgttcTTGTTAGGGCCATTTTGTGGGGTAGTGTGTTTGAGCCCACATGGGAACTAagttggctttgataccataacTAATAATGCAAGGAAAAACGCTATTCATATCTGTGCTATACGCCAAAAGGACTAGTCTAGTCACAATCGAGGTTCCTTATAGTTGTTTATAAAGCCCAGATCAACATAGTATATGCCTTATGTGGGCATCCAAAACCCCCCACACAACACACAATCAATATCCAATTGATTTTGGGTATCACAGAGTGTCACTTAAGATGGTTTAGTCATGTGCAATGGAGACCAATTAATGCATTGATGAGAAGAAGTGATTTAATTCAAGTTGTAGGAGTAAAAAGAGATAGAGGGATGTTATTTTATGGTGATAATTCtactataaaaaaaagaggtaagATAGACTGTTCTATCAAAAAAAGTATGacatttacatttttatttgtatatttatagAATTCGAGCTTTTCTCTCATTCAATGCTGTTTGATTCTCCGGACAGATTATAGGTACCATCTCAATATCCTAGGTATCAATTCAAAAGTACAgttaaaatggttgattaacaTAAATTTACACCTAGTCCTGAAACTTAGATGTAAAGATTCCAACTTTGCTGAACCACGTAGATATATTTATCAGGCCTGGAAATATAAGGGCAGCTTGCTGCTTTCTCCATTAGTTAACATTGCAAATTCTTATCCCTTGTACTCATTGCAGGACTACAACGAAGATGGGAAGCTTTCATTCTCTGAATTTTCTGAATTAATTAATGCTTTTGGCAATCAACAAGCAGCTACCAAGGTCTGGACATTATTTGTTTTGGAAGCAATTCTTTGCATATGTTTTCCTTATAGTTGTTGTTATAAAGTTTGAGCTTACCATATTTCCCGAGTTTGGATTGGGATTTGGAATCCTGATTTTAAAACAATACATTTGAATGTATGTATCAATATAATACCATGTATTGTTTAATTCCTTTAATTAGGGGTAGAAAATGAGctatttggatttgttttaaTCCTAATCCTCATTCTTAAGTGCTTGGTAGATCTTATTGGGAACTCAACTGACCTAGATTGTTGTGTCCTCCAAGTCCTTAAATTCAAATTGCTACCTTAtgatatttgtttcttttttttttggtttgtaaatCTTATTTgtcttaacaatattttcttGCTTACtaacttacaattttttttttcttacttactAGAAAGAGGAGCTCTTTAAAGTGGCTGACAAGAATGGTGATGGTAATGTTAGCATGGATGAGTTGGCTGACCTGCTTGCTATTCAACAAGAAAAGTAATGACTCAATTAGGAGGAATGAGTTTGAATCATGAATTTTAGCTCTTATATTTTTCTGTACTTATAGCTTCCATCCCTGTCTATAAGCTGTTTCTTTTACCTCTTATGTGGGACATGCAAGGtagatttcatatttttaataatgtaaGTCATTGATCatgattttctttattcaatAATCATCATTTCGTAAGAGATACGATAAGGTGACTATCTTCTCTCTCCCACTCTCTTCAATCTTATATAACACGTGGACCGTTTCCCATCTAAACTATAGGGAGGGCTAGCTTTTCATATCTGTTATTGTTGGTTGTTGACTTGTTGTCACTTGAAGTTCAATTGGTAATCTCTTGTTCccataattattgtttttttgagGAATACACATAGTTTTAGAAAAAAGCATTTATTACAACTAAtcattttgtgtgttttttcaaaataccccttatattattgatatttttataattttttcttgttgACCCCAATCTCCCCTTTGTCCTCCACAATATTGGATCTTATAAGGTTTTGATACACCCTCCAGCTGCCCATTTTTACCCATTACATATGTATGAAACATGCAGTCTTCATGAACTATGACACTTAATTAGTAGGTAATTGACTACCCTGTAACTTAGTcataaattctaaatttcttgCATTGCAGGGAACCACTAATAAGTTGCTGCCCTGTTTGTGGTGAGATCCTGGAAGTTTCTCATAACCTAAACACTATGATTCATTTGACCCTCTGTTTTGATGAGGGAACTGGAAACCAGGTCATGACTGGAGGATTTTTGACTGATAAACAGGCTTCATCTGGGTGAGAACCTTGTTATTTATTCTTCATTGTTGACTCTTCtgtaaaatttgagttttattttcagagagagacagagagagcactcgggggggggggggggggtgtcaaTGTTGGCCATTTGAATATACAGTAATTATGCTTTATTTCAGTATGATGTTCATTATCATAATCCTGTGGCAAGGTTGAAATTGCAAGACCAAATTATATCTTTGTAGGTGGATGTTTAAACTAAGTGAATGGGCTCATTTTTCGTCATATGACATTGGGTTAAACTCTGGAGCAAGTGCTTCCCATATTGTGGTATGCTTTCTTtcctgttttttctttttcttcatacaCATTGGGTTGCTCTATTAGAGTGAAGTAATTATAAAAGTGTTGAGAGATGAAACTCTTTGTGGCAACATTGCCTCATTTTTCTGCCTTGTTTGTGAACCCTTTTTGCAACAAGAAAAGATAATCTTAGTGATTAATTTCCTGTCTTTCACATGGTTACTACATATTCTAAAAGTTCACATATACATTGAACTGCAATGGTTTCTTCCTCATCATAATGTGCTTGACTGCTTGGAATATAACTATCTACCTGAAGAGACCAACCTTTGACATGTTAGCTTACATGATTGCTTATGCTTATAGAAGTCACATGTTATACTTGTATCAATGTTGTTACTATTgttcaaaaatgaaatctatcaGACAAGGAACCAGAGAAGCATTCAATGGAGAGATATTCGCTCAATGAAGTAGGAAACGGCATTTTGAATTGTgaacaaagaaaatttgaaaaactgcTTACATGTAGCTTTGCAAATAATGAGAACCAAACTACATTGGTGAGAAGCCTCCTGAAAACGTTATGGTGAGAATCTCAACATTCTCCTGGGTGTTTAGGGATATTGCTGGTGATGAGGTGGGAGTTAAATTGTAGTGTAGTCAATGGCTGACACCCTGACTTAAACTTTTTATCTTAGCACAAACGCCAGACATGGTATGGTactttatattttccatttgcAACATTAGGTTTCTTTGGACAAAATGTAAGCATTGTAATCAACAACTTGATTTCTTGTTGACGAAGTGTTAGACTTGAAAATTTGTTCAAGCTAATTTTACCTGGCAGCTTTGCCACTGATGTTGATCAATCTATTTTATAGGCTAAACTCCCctccccctcaaaattttcatcaTCTTTCTTGTCCCCTACACTTTCTCTTTAgttctttctatttattttaatgctTGAATTGATTGGCAAGCAGTGGGAACAGTAGGAGAAAAAGCCAAAAGTTCTTGAGAAAATTCCTTGTCAGTTGGATGGATGCACATCATGAAACTTAAAATCAGAAATGTGTGGACTCTCAAGCCAGTTATTTTTGCTGCTAGGCTTGGAGAAAGTTTATGAGATGCTTGTTTAAGTTGAAGAAACTATTTGGTGGCAGTTGAAATTTCTATGGCATGATACATCGGTTGCCTGTTATGAGAATATAGGCCTTCTAGGTGCAGCTCACGTCTGAGAGATTATTAGAAATGGAAGGTGGATGTCGCCAAGAACCTTATAGCTCGATTGACACTTGTGTTTTCAATAGAGAcgtctagggttcaaatcccccctacccaattatctatcaaaatatcaaaaaaagaaatagaaggtGGATGTCATATTTGGGGCGTATTGGGTGAAGTTCTCAGCTAAAGGTTTGATGTGTGGCAATCTAGTTTGGAACTTTTAGTGGTCATGGAATAACTGTAGATAGTTTTCTATTGTCCAATTCGATTAATGTATCCCAAGTTATGCTCACTCCTCTCCTTTGGGTCAGGAATTTCTGAGAGCATTCTGTCTAGTGCTTTATATACTGGGTGTAGGAATTTTAATGGATGGTGATTAAGCAGAATGCTATGGGTCATATGGTATGAATTGCTGAAAGTAGATTGaatgttaaatattttaagagggGTCAGTAAGGTATGTGCCCTTAAAAGCTCTATATTTGCCACTGCTGTGTATTAGAAGTCGCTAgtgtttttttgtaaatattattttcactttcttttatttaatttattaatgcCTAAGCAAATAGTTATAGGTAAAATGGAAAAGATGAGAATGAGATTCTGTGATGAGATGCAAGAGGAAGATGGCACTGGATTTATGAGTGTATGGAGTCCTGGTGATCACATTGTACATTTACTTTGGTGTGGCTTTAAGAAATCTTGCAGCtgagaaaataaagaattggTGATCAAATTAATCAGTAGCTCTTCTAGTTTTGTGATCAGCTGTAGATCAAGGGTTTTGAAGGAATATTTGGAAAGGTAAAAGATGGAGTTGATTGAGGATTTGGGGGTTAGGAAGTGGAATTTGTTGGGGATGTTGGCC
This DNA window, taken from Quercus robur chromosome 2, dhQueRobu3.1, whole genome shotgun sequence, encodes the following:
- the LOC126715859 gene encoding phosphatidylserine decarboxylase proenzyme 2-like isoform X2, whose translation is MGHGSSKGISEQDLAKEEEPSRLSRLKNKLHLHRHRRHADNGSAYKALIDADDFAGIANLTLKRAEMKFKDKWMACVSLGEQTFRTDISDQTDSPVWNSEKKLLLEKNGPHIARISVFETNRLSSSNIVGYREIDLLEFVTRDSDSDFEVFDLLDPSSSDMSVGSIFLSCSVEDPIETEKRFARRILSIVDYNEDGKLSFSEFSELINAFGNQQAATKKEELFKVADKNGDGNVSMDELADLLAIQQEKEPLISCCPVCGEILEVSHNLNTMIHLTLCFDEGTGNQVMTGGFLTDKQASSGWMFKLSEWAHFSSYDIGLNSGASASHIVVFDRRTKRLVEELINGKIVLSMRAIYQSKFGLGLMDTGAKELLQSISEKQGRRMSSTESTKDIPKFVESFKDQINLAEVKYPLEHFKTFNEFFIRELKPGARPIACMERDDIAVCAADSRLMAFKSADDSLRFWIKGRKFSIQGLLGQDVSSGAFIDGPLVIFRLAPQVAFVAIGATMVGSISFSKEKGDHVRKGDEFGYFSFGGSTVICAFEKGAIEIDEDLLSNSARSLETLVYVGMTLGVSTKKPSGNGLPNLGSCNLGD